From the Hevea brasiliensis isolate MT/VB/25A 57/8 chromosome 15, ASM3005281v1, whole genome shotgun sequence genome, one window contains:
- the LOC110633640 gene encoding heterogeneous nuclear ribonucleoprotein 1 isoform X1, with protein sequence MESDLGKLFIGGISWDTDEERLKEYFSKYGEVVEAVIMRDRTTGRARGFGFVVFADPAVAERVIMDKHMIDGRTVEAKKAVPRDDQHILNRNTSSINSSLGPGRTKKIFVGGLASTVTDSDFKKYFEQFGNITDVVVMYDHNTQRPRGFGFITYDSEDAVDRVLHKTFHELNGKMVEVKRAVPKELSPGPSRSPLIGYNYSLSRTNNFLNAYAQGYNMSSVRGFGMRMDSRFSPLASGRSGFPPFGTTGYGMGMNLEPGLSPSYGGGSNFGNSPGYGRILSPYYSGNSNRYSTPIGYGVGNARNDSVLSPTTRNLWANGGLNTAASPPSPGAFLGSGSGSFGASFGNSGANWGPSHVSAQGGGSASGYTSGSMGYGSGGDSSYGLGGGGYGRSSGTAAAPNSSFAGSTGVYEGSYGDLYRSGSAYGDSTWGPGTPELDGVGSFGYGLGNIASDVTNKSSEGYIGSYGVTSRQSNRGNSLLWLL encoded by the exons ATGGAATCAGATCTTGGTAAGCTCTTCATTGGTGGGATTTCATGGGACACTGATGAGGAACGTCTGAAGGAATATTTTAGCAAGTATGGGGAAGTGGTGGAGGCGGTGATCATGAGAGATAGAACTACGGGCCGTGCCCGTGGCTTTGGTTTCGTGGTCTTTGCAGATCCTGCTGTTGCGGAGAGGGTCATTATGGATAAGCACATGATTGATGGACGCACA GTTGAAGCAAAGAAGGCTGTTCCAAGGGATGATCAGCACATTTTGAATAGAAACACTAGTAGTATTAATTCTTCTCTAGGTCCTGGACGCACCAAAAAGATTTTTGTTGGAGGTCTTGCTTCTACAGTTACAGACAGTGACTTTAAGAAGTACTTTGAGCAGTTTGGTAATATCACTGATGTTGTTGTGATGTATGATCACAACACACAGAGGCCAAGAGGCTTTGGCTTCATCACTTATGATTCAGAGGATGCTGTGGACAGAGTTCTGCATAaaacatttcatgaacttaatGGTAAAATGGTTGAGGTCAAGAGGGCAGTCCCAAAGGAGCTATCCCCAGGGCCTAGTCGGAGCCCTCTGATAGGATATAACTACAGTTTGAGTAGGACCAACAACTTCCTTAATGCATATGCTCAGGGATATAATATGAGCTCAGTTAGAGGTTTTGGAATGAGGATGGATAGTAGGTTTAGTCCTCTTGCCAGTGGTCGAAGTGGATTTCCTCCATTTGGTACTACTGGTTATGGAATGGGTATGAATTTAGAGCCTGGTTTAAGTCCAAGCTATGGTGGGGGCTCTAACTTTGGCAATAGTCCAGGGTACGGGCGGATTTTAAGTCCCTATTACAGTGGGAATTCAAACAGGTATAGTACTCCTATAGGTTATGGTGTGGGGAATGCAAGGAATGATTCTGTTTTAAGCCCAACTACTCGGAATCTCTGGGCAAATGGGGGTCTTAATACTGCTGCTAGTCCTCCCAGCCCTGGTGCTTTCTTGGGTTCTGGAAGTGGAAGTTTTGGAGCTTCATTTGGGAATAGTGGAGCCAACTGGGGTCCTTCTCATGTTTCGGCTCAAGGTGGAGGAAGTGCTTCTGGTTATACCAGTGGGAGCATGGGTTATGGGAGTGGTGGTGATAGCAGCTATGGGTTGGGAGGGGGTGGTTATGGAAGGAGCAGTGGCACTGCTGCAGCACCAAATTCATCATTTGCTGGGTCAACTGGTGTTTATGAAGGGTCCTATGGGGACTTGTACCGCAGTGGTTCAGCTTATGGTGATTCAACTTGGGGGCCTGGCACTCCTGAGCTAGATGGTGTGGGGTCATTTGGTTATGGGCTTGGCAATATCGCTTCAGATGTTACCAATAAAAGTTCTGAGGGTTATATTGGAAGTTATGGTGTTACAAGTAGACAATCTAATAGAGGTAATTCTTTGCTATGGCTTCTTTGA
- the LOC110633660 gene encoding probable serine/threonine-protein kinase WNK11, with protein sequence MMPSVSSDPSDKDSEPFVEIDPTGRYGRYNELLGCGAVKRVYRAFDQEEGIEVAWNQVKLRNFSNDPTVIERLYSEVRLLRSLKNKNIISLYHVWRDEDHNNLNFITEVCTSGNLREYRKKHRHVSKKALKKWSKQILKALNYLHTHEPCIIHRDLNCSNLLVNGNIGQVKIGDLGLAAIVGKSHSAHSILGTPEFMAPELYEENYTEMVDIYSFGMCVLEMVTLEIPYSECDNVARIYKKVSSGVRPKALSKVRDPEVRGFIEKCIAQPRARPSAADLLKDPFFDGIDDDDENDDTSCS encoded by the exons ATG ATGCCTAGCGTCAGCTCTGATCCGTCCGATAAGGATTCGGAGCCCTTCGTTGAGATCGATCCCACCGGACGGTATGGCCGTTATAATGAACTACTGGGCTGCGGCGCAGTGAAAAGAGTTTACCGGGCATTTGATCAAGAAGAAGGAATAGAGGTTGCATGGAACCAAGTCAAATTAAGAAACTTCTCTAATGATCCAACCGTGATCGAAAGGCTTTACTCAGAGGTTCGATTGTTAAGAAGCTTAAAGAACAAGAACATTATTTCTCTGTACCATGTGTGGCGTGACGAAGATCATAATAATTTGAATTTCATAACTGAAGTTTGTACTTCTGGTAATTTGAGGGAATATAGGAAGAAACACAGGCATGTTTCAAAGAAGGCACTCAAGAAATGGTCCAAACAAATCTTGAAGGCCTTGAATTATTTGCATACGCATGAGCCTTGCATCATTCATAGAGATCTCAATTGCAGCAACTTGCTTGTCAATGGGAATATCGGCCAG GTTAAGATTGGTGATCTAGGTTTGGCTGCTATAGTGGGGAAAAGCCATTCAGCACATTCAATACTTGGGACACCAGAATTCATGGCACCAGAGCTGTATGAGGAGAATTACACAGAAATGGTGGACATATATTCCTTTGGTATGTGTGTGTTAGAGATGGTGACATTGGAAATTCCATATAGTGAGTGTGACAACGTTGCAAGAATATACAAGAAAGTTTCCTCTGGAGTTAGGCCTAAGGCTTTAAGCAAGGTTAGGGACCCTGAAGTTAGGGGATTCATTGAGAAATGCATTGCTCAGCCTAGAGCAAGGCCTTCTGCTGCAGATCTCCTCAAAGATCCATTCTTTGATGGAATTGATGATGACGACGAAAATGATGATACTTCTTGTTCATGA
- the LOC110633664 gene encoding probable inactive receptor kinase At5g53320, translating to MLSTNFNVFLKALGHITAFLIITPCFGSEFSETDSFFKFIGAVDPQNVLQVSWNGTVPHPCSNKWKGVKCNLQANTIEEIRLENLNLSGIIDADSVCKLQNLQVLSIAKNLIRGNIPHSISNCRRLTYLDLSSNLLSGITYVDLTKLKHLQRLDISNNHFAGAIPLFELEFKVPDNYSLKQTAIQTYKLRKMLRAVDYEAMDDSNTSSGEFPLEPPMGSEPAVSDQKAWQKQLFDKMPFILGIAFIILFFVVVYFVSMNLSKLAKEREISKSLEHSPRKTPPPVPKEETIKPEEGRSELVFFVEEQETFKMDDLFEATADLQSQTLYSSIYKVILENNAVYAVKRMKKLHVSFEDFGKITRQIGNLKHPNILPLVGCNSTGEETLLIYKYQSNGSLLNLLEDHIAGKKVFPWKLRLSIASGIARGLDFIYQNFHNHEIISHGNLKSSNILLGQNDEPLIGEYGYTRLLDPKEASLFSSNCYTAPEKTLSEQGVLYSFGIILLELLTGKTVEKSGIDLPKWVRSMVREEWTGEVFDKELNNDAREYAFPLLNIALKCVSNSPEDRPTMAEVMEKIEEMVNVHDDESISSMASLESSPHPQDCCLLHTIIPETWDTPGSNY from the exons ATGCTGAGCACGAATTTCAATGTGTTCTTGAAGGCACTGGGACACATTACGGCTTTTCTCATAATCACACCATGTTTTGGGAGTGAGTTTTCTGAAACGGACTCTTTCTTCAAGTTCATTGGAGCTGTTGATCCCCAAAATGTGCTACAAGTAAGCTGGAACGGAACAGTGCCTCATCCCTGCTCAAATAAGTGGAAGGGTGTCAAATGCAATTTGCAGGCTAATACCATAGAAGAAATCAGGCTTGAAAATTTGAATCTTAGTGGGATAATTGATGCAGATTCCGTTTGCAAGCTCCAAAATCTTCAGGTCCTTAGCATAGCAAAGAATCTCATCCGTGGAAATATTCCTcattcaatctcaaactgcagaAGGCTCACCTACTTAGATCTAAGTAGCAATCTTTTGAGTGGGATAACGTATGTGGATCTAACCAAGTTGAAACATCTCCAGAGGTTGGACATCTCTAACAACCATTTTGCAGGTGCTATCCCTCTTTTCGAACTGGAATTCAAGGTTCCAGATAACTATTCCTTGAAACAAACTGCAATTCAGACATACAAGCTTCGAAAAATGTTAAGAGCTGTGGATTATGAGGCCATGGACGATAGCAACACCAGTTCTGGTGAATTTCCGTTGGAGCCTCCAATGGGTAGTGAACCTGCAGTTTCTGACCAGAAAGCTTGGCAAAAGCAACTCTTCGATAAGATGCCATTTATTCTTGGCATTGCATTTATCATCTTGTTCTTCGTGGTCGTCTACTTTGTGAGTATGAACCTTTCAAAACTGGCCAAAGAGAGGGAGATTTCGAAATCTCTGGAGCATTCTCCGCGTAAAACTCCTCCACCTGTGCCTAAAGAAGAAACAATAAAGCCCGAAGAAGGACGTTCAGAGCTTGTGTTCTTTGTTGAAGAGCAAGAAACTTTCAAAATGGATGACCTCTTTGAAGCCACAGCTGATTTACAGAGCCAGACCCTTTACAGCAGCATTTACAAGGTGATACTTGAGAACAATGCCGTTTATGCTGTCAAAAGAATGAAAAAACTGCATGTATCGTTCGAGGACTTTGGCAAAATTACGAGGCAGATAGGAAACTTGAAACATCCAAACATTCTACCACTGGTTGGCTGCAATTCCACCGGTGaagaaacacttctaatatataaGTATCAAAGTAATGGAAGCCTGCTAAATCTGCTAGAGG ACCATATTGCGGGCAAGAAGGTGTTTCCATGGAAACTTCGGCTGTCTATAGCAAGTGGCATTGCAAGGGGCTTGGATTTCATATATCAGAATTTTCATAACCATGAGATCATCTCTCATGGAAACCTGAAGTCTTCAAACATCCTCTTGGGCCAAAATGACGAACCTCTAATCGGCGAATACGGGTACACGAGACTTCTAGACCCCAAGGAAGCGTCCTTGTTTTCATCCAACTGCTATACAGCACCTGAGAAAACCTTATCAGAGCAAGGAGTCCTGTACAGCTTTGGAATCATTCTTCTTGAGCTACTAACCGGAAAAACAGTAGAGAAGAGTGGGATTGATCTTCCTAAATGGGTCAGGTCCATGGTGAGGGAGGAATGGACAGGAGAAGTTTTTGACAAGGAGCTTAACAATGATGCTAGAGAATATGCATTTCCTTTGCTGAATATTGCCCTGAAATGTGTATCAAATTCACCAGAAGATCGGCCAACTATGGCAGAAGTCATGGAGAAGATAGAAGAAATGGTGAATGTACACGATGATGAGTCTATTTCATCCATGGCTTCACTAGAATCCAGCCCACATCCACAGGATTGCTGTTTACTCCACACTATCATACCAGAAACCTGGGATACTCCTGGCTCAAATTATTAA
- the LOC110633640 gene encoding heterogeneous nuclear ribonucleoprotein 1 isoform X2 — MESDLGKLFIGGISWDTDEERLKEYFSKYGEVVEAVIMRDRTTGRARGFGFVVFADPAVAERVIMDKHMIDGRTVEAKKAVPRDDQHILNRNTSSINSSLGPGRTKKIFVGGLASTVTDSDFKKYFEQFGNITDVVVMYDHNTQRPRGFGFITYDSEDAVDRVLHKTFHELNGKMVEVKRAVPKELSPGPSRSPLIGYNYSLSRTNNFLNAYAQGYNMSSVRGFGMRMDSRFSPLASGRSGFPPFGTTGYGMGMNLEPGLSPSYGGGSNFGNSPGYGRILSPYYSGNSNRYSTPIGYGVGNARNDSVLSPTTRNLWANGGLNTAASPPSPGAFLGSGSGSFGASFGNSGANWGPSHVSAQGGGSASGYTSGSMGYGSGGDSSYGLGGGGYGRSSGTAAAPNSSFAGSTGVYEGSYGDLYRSGSAYGDSTWGPGTPELDGVGSFGYGLGNIASDVTNKSSEGYIGSYGVTSRQSNRGIAT; from the exons ATGGAATCAGATCTTGGTAAGCTCTTCATTGGTGGGATTTCATGGGACACTGATGAGGAACGTCTGAAGGAATATTTTAGCAAGTATGGGGAAGTGGTGGAGGCGGTGATCATGAGAGATAGAACTACGGGCCGTGCCCGTGGCTTTGGTTTCGTGGTCTTTGCAGATCCTGCTGTTGCGGAGAGGGTCATTATGGATAAGCACATGATTGATGGACGCACA GTTGAAGCAAAGAAGGCTGTTCCAAGGGATGATCAGCACATTTTGAATAGAAACACTAGTAGTATTAATTCTTCTCTAGGTCCTGGACGCACCAAAAAGATTTTTGTTGGAGGTCTTGCTTCTACAGTTACAGACAGTGACTTTAAGAAGTACTTTGAGCAGTTTGGTAATATCACTGATGTTGTTGTGATGTATGATCACAACACACAGAGGCCAAGAGGCTTTGGCTTCATCACTTATGATTCAGAGGATGCTGTGGACAGAGTTCTGCATAaaacatttcatgaacttaatGGTAAAATGGTTGAGGTCAAGAGGGCAGTCCCAAAGGAGCTATCCCCAGGGCCTAGTCGGAGCCCTCTGATAGGATATAACTACAGTTTGAGTAGGACCAACAACTTCCTTAATGCATATGCTCAGGGATATAATATGAGCTCAGTTAGAGGTTTTGGAATGAGGATGGATAGTAGGTTTAGTCCTCTTGCCAGTGGTCGAAGTGGATTTCCTCCATTTGGTACTACTGGTTATGGAATGGGTATGAATTTAGAGCCTGGTTTAAGTCCAAGCTATGGTGGGGGCTCTAACTTTGGCAATAGTCCAGGGTACGGGCGGATTTTAAGTCCCTATTACAGTGGGAATTCAAACAGGTATAGTACTCCTATAGGTTATGGTGTGGGGAATGCAAGGAATGATTCTGTTTTAAGCCCAACTACTCGGAATCTCTGGGCAAATGGGGGTCTTAATACTGCTGCTAGTCCTCCCAGCCCTGGTGCTTTCTTGGGTTCTGGAAGTGGAAGTTTTGGAGCTTCATTTGGGAATAGTGGAGCCAACTGGGGTCCTTCTCATGTTTCGGCTCAAGGTGGAGGAAGTGCTTCTGGTTATACCAGTGGGAGCATGGGTTATGGGAGTGGTGGTGATAGCAGCTATGGGTTGGGAGGGGGTGGTTATGGAAGGAGCAGTGGCACTGCTGCAGCACCAAATTCATCATTTGCTGGGTCAACTGGTGTTTATGAAGGGTCCTATGGGGACTTGTACCGCAGTGGTTCAGCTTATGGTGATTCAACTTGGGGGCCTGGCACTCCTGAGCTAGATGGTGTGGGGTCATTTGGTTATGGGCTTGGCAATATCGCTTCAGATGTTACCAATAAAAGTTCTGAGGGTTATATTGGAAGTTATGGTGTTACAAGTAGACAATCTAATAGAG GAATTGCTACCTAG